In one window of Pseudoliparis swirei isolate HS2019 ecotype Mariana Trench chromosome 15, NWPU_hadal_v1, whole genome shotgun sequence DNA:
- the rbp4l gene encoding retinol binding protein 4, like, translating to MGSSKLALLLVLLSCVEHCLSASCVVDSFSVKGDFDSKRYAGKWYAVQKKDPEGLFLQDNISAEYTIDDDGSMSASSKGRVTLFGFWVVCADMAAQYSVPDPASPGKMFMNYQGLASYLSSGGDNYWVIDTDYDNYAITYACRTLKEDGSCDDGYGIVFSRNPRGLPPGIQRIVRQKQEDICMAGEFQPVLQSGAC from the exons ATGGGATCCTCTAAACTGGCCCTGCTGCTGGTCTTGCTGTCCTGCGTGGAGCACTGCCTGTCTGCCTCCTGTGTCGTCGACAGCTTCAGCGTCAAAGGAGACTTTGACTCCAAGAGG TATGCAGGAAAGTGGTACGCAGTGCAGAAGAAAGATCCAGAGGGGCTGTTCCTGCAGGACAACATCTCGGCCGAGTACACCATTGATGATGACGGCTCCATGTCTGCCTCCTCCAAGGGACGTGTCACTCTGTTTGG CTTCTGGGTTGTGTGTGCTGACATGGCCGCCCAGTACTCTGTCCCCGACCCCGCCAGCCCCGGCAAGATGTTCATGAACTACCAGGGACTGGCCAGCTACCTGTCCAGTGGAG GTGACAACTACTGGGTGATCGACACCGACTACGACAATTACGCCATCACCTACGCCTGCCGCACCCTGAAGGAAGATGGCAGCTGCGACGACGGCTACGGCATCGTGTTTTCCAGGAATCCCCGCGGGCTGCCGCCCGGCATCCAGCGCATCGTCCGTCAGAAGCAGGAAGACATCTGCATGGCGGGAGAGTTCCAGCCAGTGCTGCAGTCTGGAGCCTGCTAA